In Bacteroidota bacterium, one DNA window encodes the following:
- the rsmA gene encoding ribosomal RNA small subunit methyltransferase A yields MQRFETKKSLGQHFLFDENILRRIADACDVREGESVIEIGPGTGALTRHLLHHPLSRLIAFELDDRAVDVLEREIADPRFEVVHTDFLKTDLQNIAPEARLNVVGNIPYYITSPIVFKLLEERTIIRSATLLVQLEVGERLVAVPRTKQYGIPSVISQCFADVKMLFKVKAGAFRPPPNVDSAVVRLDFTNDYFARSNIPPPANFTDKQFSRMVRTLFSMRRKTIKNNLKALGDTGADAAALEPYLPKRAEELDVAEMVKLYSILYP; encoded by the coding sequence ATGCAGCGATTTGAAACAAAGAAATCACTCGGGCAGCACTTTCTCTTTGACGAGAATATCCTCCGTCGTATTGCCGACGCGTGCGATGTGCGCGAGGGCGAAAGCGTCATCGAGATCGGCCCCGGTACGGGTGCGCTTACTCGGCACTTGCTGCATCATCCGCTATCTCGGCTCATTGCGTTCGAGCTCGACGACCGCGCCGTCGACGTACTCGAACGCGAGATCGCCGACCCGCGCTTCGAGGTCGTGCATACCGACTTCCTCAAGACCGATCTACAGAACATCGCGCCCGAAGCGCGCCTCAATGTCGTCGGGAACATCCCGTACTACATCACAAGCCCGATTGTCTTCAAGCTGCTCGAGGAGCGGACGATCATCCGTTCTGCTACATTGCTCGTGCAGTTAGAAGTTGGCGAGCGCCTCGTGGCCGTGCCGCGCACGAAGCAGTATGGTATTCCATCCGTGATCTCACAATGCTTCGCAGATGTGAAGATGCTCTTCAAAGTCAAGGCCGGGGCGTTTCGTCCACCGCCGAACGTGGACTCTGCCGTCGTGCGGCTCGACTTCACGAACGACTATTTCGCCCGCTCGAACATTCCGCCGCCTGCGAACTTCACCGACAAACAGTTCTCACGGATGGTCCGCACGCTCTTTTCAATGCGTCGCAAGACGATCAAGAATAATCTGAAGGCACTCGGCGATACCGGCGCCGATGCCGCGGCGCTCGAACCCTACTTGCCGAAACGCGCCGAGGAGCTCGATGTCGCCGAGATGGTGAAACTCTACAGTATCCTGTATCCGTAG
- a CDS encoding DUF5110 domain-containing protein — protein MLACIAIVLLVSKAYAQHSARLMHGRDTIVFVAADDRTFEMSYRLANNLDTATIIFDPNYHPSGVFTRVDSDANGLHIRGGAYSIEATTSPFAITVRDANDRIVFATYPDTGFRSNGCYAQILQHADYYGLDNRTWGLARGDWPAWVFTGDYGKASGLLLWTTDGYGIVADVDDGGANATGWTGNFYYDKTNSRRRDNHLYMTFGTPWQIFRSFADILGKPTMPPLWSLGFLHSKWGQDQKDDYDLAHQYRSRNIGVDAFAFDYEWMDWGQPWGEFRWNPTAFPDAESGVFADSMQKLGISLMGIRKPRIHVDQPEGQYAVTHKYFLPDSAFYDYVSFQRVALLDFYNPKVRQWYWQSLVDSSRDPFKRGLKALWNDEVGYHRSLYCPNMQKAQYDGQRSYNNYRVFSLNRNYSVGVNKFAYGMWTGDIQSDFTTLQFQKQGVLNSALLGLGWWSMDIGGFWGYPDSSVGVAERYIRWMELGAFVPFFRIHGCIGREREPWLYGTEAERVSREIIKLRYTFLPYTYGLFRTFVDDGIPPVRPYVFDYPTDFISHYENKAELYGPSMIVAPVVDSLARSITFHVPPGTWVNYYTDSLVAGSADATLDAPLDRVPILIKRGAIIPEQIPGRFSLDSESYRDIRFHVYSGASDTTSYYEDDFTSYNYEHGEYAKIPYRHTYSRDAEHITVGAQEGEYAVRPRHGFFIVHCLDRGIARVLYDGVALDTMSLSDVYDRTQTGWALDSIAHQLVISVSDPFRAADIILEPIIDYSKPAESLRQIAVDVVSNPTQGSIRWNVYSPTDTDIHSTISTVTGAIVYQSNDHAFAGENLFSPNGTVFTPGTYELVVTGKGWSVTKKVIVLSR, from the coding sequence GTGCTCGCATGTATTGCCATTGTCCTGCTCGTTTCCAAGGCGTATGCCCAACACTCGGCACGATTAATGCACGGACGCGATACGATCGTGTTTGTCGCTGCCGACGATCGAACATTCGAAATGTCCTATCGGCTTGCCAATAACCTTGACACGGCGACGATCATTTTCGATCCGAACTATCACCCGTCCGGTGTTTTTACTCGCGTCGACTCCGATGCAAACGGCTTGCACATTCGCGGCGGAGCGTACAGTATCGAGGCAACAACCTCACCGTTTGCAATCACTGTGCGCGATGCGAATGATCGCATCGTATTCGCAACATATCCGGATACCGGCTTCCGCAGCAATGGCTGTTATGCGCAGATCCTGCAACATGCCGATTACTACGGACTCGATAACCGGACGTGGGGTTTGGCCCGCGGCGACTGGCCGGCGTGGGTGTTTACCGGTGACTACGGCAAAGCAAGTGGTCTGCTTCTCTGGACGACCGATGGATATGGGATTGTCGCTGACGTGGATGACGGTGGTGCGAACGCCACTGGCTGGACAGGCAACTTCTATTATGACAAGACAAATAGTCGTCGCAGAGATAATCATCTCTATATGACATTCGGCACCCCTTGGCAGATTTTTCGTTCGTTTGCGGATATTCTCGGCAAGCCTACGATGCCGCCGTTGTGGTCGCTCGGGTTTCTGCATAGTAAGTGGGGGCAGGATCAGAAGGACGACTACGATCTTGCGCACCAATACCGTTCTCGAAATATCGGAGTCGACGCATTCGCGTTCGACTACGAGTGGATGGACTGGGGACAGCCATGGGGCGAGTTTCGATGGAATCCGACGGCTTTCCCCGATGCCGAATCCGGTGTGTTTGCCGATTCGATGCAGAAGCTCGGTATCTCACTGATGGGTATTCGCAAACCTCGTATTCACGTCGATCAGCCCGAAGGCCAGTATGCGGTAACACACAAGTATTTTCTGCCCGATTCGGCGTTTTATGACTATGTAAGTTTTCAACGAGTCGCACTACTCGATTTTTATAATCCGAAGGTCCGACAGTGGTACTGGCAATCGCTTGTCGATAGCAGTCGCGATCCGTTTAAGCGTGGGCTAAAGGCGCTCTGGAACGACGAAGTCGGGTACCACCGCTCGTTGTATTGTCCGAATATGCAGAAGGCGCAATACGACGGACAACGGTCGTATAACAACTATCGTGTGTTCTCGCTGAACAGGAATTATTCAGTCGGAGTCAACAAGTTTGCCTATGGCATGTGGACGGGGGATATCCAGTCCGACTTTACAACATTGCAGTTTCAAAAACAAGGGGTACTCAACTCTGCGTTGCTTGGGCTCGGTTGGTGGAGCATGGACATCGGCGGCTTCTGGGGATATCCCGATTCGAGTGTCGGCGTTGCCGAGCGATACATCCGCTGGATGGAGCTTGGTGCGTTCGTGCCGTTCTTCCGCATCCATGGCTGCATCGGCCGCGAACGCGAGCCCTGGCTCTATGGCACTGAAGCAGAACGAGTCAGCCGCGAGATAATCAAACTTCGCTATACTTTCTTGCCATATACCTACGGCCTGTTTCGGACGTTCGTCGATGACGGTATCCCGCCGGTTCGTCCGTATGTATTCGACTACCCGACGGATTTTATTTCGCATTACGAGAACAAAGCGGAGCTCTACGGACCGAGCATGATTGTCGCGCCGGTTGTCGATTCGCTTGCCCGATCGATCACATTCCATGTTCCGCCCGGGACTTGGGTAAATTACTATACCGATAGTCTCGTTGCCGGCAGTGCCGATGCAACGTTGGATGCCCCGCTTGATCGTGTTCCGATTCTCATCAAACGTGGTGCGATTATCCCCGAACAAATTCCAGGGCGATTCTCGCTCGACAGCGAGTCGTACCGTGATATCCGCTTCCATGTCTATAGTGGTGCATCCGATACGACCTCATACTACGAGGATGACTTCACAAGCTATAACTACGAGCACGGCGAGTATGCGAAGATTCCCTATCGGCATACTTACAGCCGAGATGCCGAACATATCACGGTCGGGGCGCAGGAAGGAGAGTATGCTGTTCGACCTCGTCACGGTTTTTTTATCGTTCACTGCCTCGACCGAGGGATCGCTCGGGTACTGTACGATGGGGTTGCACTCGACACAATGTCTTTGTCGGATGTCTATGACCGCACACAAACCGGTTGGGCACTTGATTCAATAGCGCACCAACTCGTGATCAGCGTCTCAGATCCATTCCGCGCAGCCGATATTATACTAGAGCCGATCATCGACTACTCGAAGCCCGCAGAGTCGCTTCGGCAGATTGCCGTCGATGTCGTCTCCAATCCTACGCAAGGTAGTATTCGCTGGAATGTCTATTCACCGACCGATACGGATATCCATTCGACGATCTCCACGGTGACCGGAGCGATTGTCTATCAGAGCAACGATCACGCATTTGCCGGGGAAAATCTATTCAGTCCGAACGGTACTGTGTTTACACCAGGTACCTACGAACTGGTTGTGACTGGCAAGGGATGGTCGGTGACGAAAAAGGTGATCGTGCTTTCGCGGTAA